The Microlunatus antarcticus DNA segment CCGACTTCGACGCGCTGATGGCCGAGATGGGCGACGTCCAGACCGAGCTCGACAACCGCGACGCGTGGGACATCGACTCCCAGCTGGAGCAGGCGATGGACGCGTTGCGCTGCCCGCCGCCGGACGCCGACGTCGACGTCCTCTCCGGGGGTGAGCGCCGCCGCGTGGCGCTGTGCAAGCTGCTCCTGCAGCAGCCGGACCTGCTGCTGCTCGACGAGCCCACCAACCACCTCGACGCGGAGAGCGTGAACTGGCTCGAGGGCCACCTCAAGAGCTACCCCGGCGCCGTCCTGGCCGTCACGCACGACCGGTACTTCCTCGACAACGTCGCGGAGTGGATCCTCGAGATCGACCGCGGCAAGACGCACCCGTACGAGGGCAACTACTCCACCTACCTTCAGACCAAGGCCTCGCGCCTCCAGGTCGAGGGCAAGCGCGACGCCAAGCGCGCCAAGATCCTCGAGCGCGAGCTCGACTGGGCCCGCTCCAACCCGAAGGCGCGCCAGGCCAAGAACAAGGCCCGCCTGGCCCGCTACGAGGAGATGGCCGCCGAGGCGGACCGCAACCGCAAGCTCGACTTCGAGGAGATCAACATCCCGGCCGGCCCGCGCCTGGGTAGCCAGGTGCTGGACGCCCACAAGCTCGTCAAGGGCTTCGGCGACCGGCTGCTCTTCGACGGGCTGGACTTCTCGCTGCCCCGCGCGGGCATCGTCGGGATCATCGGCCCGAACGGCGTCGGCAAGTCCACGCTGTTCCGGATGCTCGTCGGCGAGGAGGAGGCAGACGGCGGCGACCTCACCCTCGGCGAGACGGTCAAGGTTTCGTACGTCGACCAGGGCCGCTCCGGCCTCGACCCCAAGAAGAACGTCTGGGAGCTCGTCTCCGACGGCCTCGACTTCGTCAAGGTCGCCAACTTCGAGGTGCCGTCGCGGGCGTACGTGGCGTCGTTCGGCTTCAAGGGCCCCGACCAGCAGAAGCCTTCGGGCGTGCTCTCCGGCGGTGAGCGCAACCGGCTGAACCTGGCCCTGACGCTCAAGATGGGCGGCAACCTGCTGCTGCTCGACGAGCCGACGAACGACCTGGACGTCGAGACGCTCCAGTCGCTCGAGGACGCCCTGCTCGAGTTCCCGGGCTGCGCGGTCGTGATCTCCCACGATCGCTGGTTCCTGGACCGGGTCGCCACGCACATCCTGTCGTGGGAGGGCGACGACGAGGAGCAGGCGAAGTGGTTCTGGTTCGAGGGCAACTACGCCGACTACGAGGCGAACAAGATCACGCGTCTCGGCGCTGAGGCGGCCCGCCCGCACCGCGCCACGCACCGCCGCCTGACGCGCGCGTAGGCGTCCGGCTCGGCCACCAACGGCAGGTCGCGGCGCTCGGAGAACGGATCCGGGCGTCGCGACCTGCCGTTTCGTCGGTCCTAGCGCACGGAACGCACCTCGACGCGCTCCACATACGGGTCCCCGCCGGTCCGGTCGAGGGTCGCGTCGAAGCCGTCGCCGGCCCAGACCAGGAGCGTGTGCTCGCCCGCCGCGAGCCGGTAGACGGAGTCGTTGGGGAAGAACGGCTGCAGCGAGGGCTCTCCGTCCGGCTCGTAGAGCGTGGAGCGGGTCGCACCGTCCGTTCCCGGCACCACGCGGTAAAGGCCGGCCCGCGCGACCGTCACCGTCCGTACCGCGTAGCCCCCGCTGGTGAACGCCACGTCCTCCGCCCGGTCGGGCTCGAGCGCGCCCGCCGGGGCGTCGAGCCGCTCCTCGTTCAGCACCATCAGCACCTGCTCGCGCGTCAGGCCGTCGGCGTAGCCGACGAGCGCGTCGGCCACGCTCTCGGGCAGGCTGGTCAGCCAGCCGCCCGGGCCCTGCACCGCGGTGAGCGAGAACGCCCCGTCGCGCCCGAGCACCTCGAACGCGCTCAACGACCCGAGCCCGCCGCCGTAGCGGTAGCCCGAGGGGTGCAGGCAGCTCTTCGTCCCGGTGATGGTCAGGCACCGGCCGGACAGGTCCACGTCCTCCCCGACTCGGAGCGTGTCCACCCGGACCGCCGTACGGACGCCGTCGGTCGGCCCGTCCGACGTGCTCAGGGCGCCGATCGGGATCGGGGAACGGTCCAGCCCGGTCGTCGCGACCTCGGCGGCCCAGAGCTGGACGGCGTCGGAGCCCGAGCGGTCGAGCGTCCCGGCGAGCCGGGTCGC contains these protein-coding regions:
- the ettA gene encoding energy-dependent translational throttle protein EttA; the protein is MPEFIYSMHNVRKTLGDKLVLDNITLSFYPGAKIGVVGPNGTGKSTLLKIMAGLENANNGDVILAKDATVGILLQEPPLTAGKTVLENIEEAVADVKALQRRMDELGEAMSDPDADFDALMAEMGDVQTELDNRDAWDIDSQLEQAMDALRCPPPDADVDVLSGGERRRVALCKLLLQQPDLLLLDEPTNHLDAESVNWLEGHLKSYPGAVLAVTHDRYFLDNVAEWILEIDRGKTHPYEGNYSTYLQTKASRLQVEGKRDAKRAKILERELDWARSNPKARQAKNKARLARYEEMAAEADRNRKLDFEEINIPAGPRLGSQVLDAHKLVKGFGDRLLFDGLDFSLPRAGIVGIIGPNGVGKSTLFRMLVGEEEADGGDLTLGETVKVSYVDQGRSGLDPKKNVWELVSDGLDFVKVANFEVPSRAYVASFGFKGPDQQKPSGVLSGGERNRLNLALTLKMGGNLLLLDEPTNDLDVETLQSLEDALLEFPGCAVVISHDRWFLDRVATHILSWEGDDEEQAKWFWFEGNYADYEANKITRLGAEAARPHRATHRRLTRA